Proteins co-encoded in one Archangium lipolyticum genomic window:
- the gspG gene encoding type II secretion system major pseudopilin GspG — translation MNTKKTKSQRRRERGMTLIEIMVVITILGLIMAAVGVAVIPKLDEARVSTAKMDIGNIHNALKLYYAKKGRFPDTVNGLRALVETQALEELPRDPWGNEYVYMNEGGKPVVTSYGGDGSPGGEGIAADISSRDPEAVARR, via the coding sequence ATGAACACGAAGAAGACGAAGTCGCAGCGCCGCCGCGAGCGCGGCATGACGCTCATCGAGATCATGGTGGTCATCACCATCCTCGGCCTCATCATGGCCGCGGTGGGCGTGGCCGTGATTCCGAAGCTCGACGAGGCCCGGGTGAGCACCGCGAAGATGGACATCGGCAACATCCACAACGCGCTCAAGCTCTACTACGCGAAGAAGGGCCGCTTCCCGGACACGGTCAACGGTCTGCGCGCGCTGGTGGAGACGCAGGCCCTGGAGGAGCTGCCCAGGGACCCGTGGGGCAACGAGTACGTGTACATGAACGAGGGCGGCAAGCCCGTCGTCACCTCTTATGGCGGAGACGGCTCACCCGGGGGCGAGGGGATCGCCGCGGACATCTCGTCACGCGACCCCGAGGCCGTGGCGCGGCGCTAG
- a CDS encoding DUF5335 domain-containing protein — protein MARTMEIPRQHWAVYFERLGRQAQTYPVRIEVENQDIGDQEMARRLPLVGIDLETKGSEIGDLEVTVGDADQNFMHHIDDPTRVYLKVEDSGNIDCIEIEDAANGKTLIFFERHPGLPATVLLGSSADQEEPAPGP, from the coding sequence ATGGCACGGACGATGGAGATTCCACGGCAGCACTGGGCCGTCTACTTCGAGCGGCTCGGCCGGCAAGCGCAGACCTACCCGGTTCGAATCGAGGTGGAGAACCAGGACATAGGCGACCAGGAGATGGCCCGCAGGCTCCCCCTGGTGGGGATCGACCTGGAGACGAAGGGCTCGGAGATAGGAGATCTCGAGGTGACGGTGGGCGACGCCGACCAGAACTTCATGCACCACATCGATGACCCGACGCGCGTGTACCTCAAGGTGGAGGACTCCGGGAACATCGACTGCATCGAGATCGAGGACGCGGCCAACGGGAAGACGCTCATCTTCTTCGAGCGCCATCCCGGCCTGCCGGCGACGGTCCTGCTGGGTTCCAGTGCCGACCAGGAGGAGCCGGCACCGGGGCCGTGA